A genomic window from Hyla sarda isolate aHylSar1 chromosome 8, aHylSar1.hap1, whole genome shotgun sequence includes:
- the LOC130285036 gene encoding uromodulin-like isoform X1 produces the protein MYDDFIELKIVNSWLLDRVTARFPCGVRQYTMVEYNDPTFGPVRITESKKQFADFFNSLVANGGGDCPELAMHGLELALENSPPNSFILVLTDASALDYLNTTLINHIYSLIDITKSQVFFLITGLCGRIYDADFLIYRDIAAASFGHVFQVSLSDLNKVFNYLDFTLSRPVNSSVKLFSGEYTAGYNSGSFAVADNFTAIVITTDGVIYSIQVLGPNSTEFQLKQIVSELWGSMYLLKSPGHGIWTIVIYAGDRYSLRVEGFTALNISAARGCSECHPNATCEESFDYVECTCKEGFIGDGSTCSDIDECAYSWSNNCSYGICHNTFGSYICDCPSGYTNSAGTCVDINECASPELNRCHSSASCINYNGFYSCVCPYGYLGDGFHCEVNECTYGVCGLGTECIKSLGSYRCSDPCSNYTVLNEPWRSASNMYDYRYNCDSDKNGWYRFIGSGGVRMPESCSPESGCGTHASIWLSGTHPILSDGIVTRTVCASWIGYCCSWSSTVQIKACPGGYPLYKLNGTPNNYCSLSYCTDPFTGNNSLTCAADEEWKPKDGNYGCYCIDQYEVANVADIRPELTCDVYDMKAAFRKCQLKSLNFNADSVTLKDSGCFGFYDNPSTNTFTVMASLQTGRCGLHITNNGTHAIYEDTLTLVMESTGLIAREEELAVTMSCAYPLDMMVSLNIAVNPIYSSINISVGGTGQFTAYMALYKDSSYLTPYEGTEVALPTKSTLYVGVFVQGGDPSQYVLVMKNCYATPTGNPNDAVKYYIIKDSCPNKQDSTISVLENAVSRKGRLSLQVFKFVGNYNSVYMHCAVSLCDPTAGLCSPSCSGIGSRSATVEASYQLKVGPIVHRDISTSGCIGTHAPFALFSFVLLLMSQVLLV, from the exons ATGTATGATGATTTTATAGAGCTGAAGATTGTAAATAGTTGGCTACTGGACCGTGTGACCGCCAGGTTCCCTTGTGGTgttcgccagtatactatggtgGAGTATAATGATCCAA CTTTTGGACCTGTTAGAATAACTGAATCAAAGAAACAGTTTGCAGATTTCTTCAACAGTCTGGTGGCCAATGGAGGTGGAGACTGTCCAGAGCTGGCAATGCATGGACTGGAACTGGCATTGGAAAACTCCCCACCCAATTCTTTCATCCTGGTACTAACAGATGCATCAGCTTTAGACTACCTGAATACAACCCTGATAAACCATATCTACTCACTAATCGATATTACAAAATCCCAG GTTTTCTTCCTTATCACCGGCCTCTGTGGAAGAATTTATGATGCAGATTTCCTTATCTATCGAGATATCGCTGCTGCCAGTTTTGGACATGTCTTTCAAGTTTCTCTTTCAGACCTCAATAAG GTGTTTAACTATTTGGACTTCACCCTTTCGAGACCTGTAAACAGCTCGGTGAAGCTCTTCTCTGGGGAGTATACAGCTGGCTATAATTCTGGGAGTTTTGCTGTTGCAGACAATTTTACAGCTATAGTAATAACCACAGATGGAGTGATCTATTCCATACAAGTATTGGGGCCTAACT CTACTGAATTTCAACTAAAACAGATTGTTTCAGAACTTTGGGGCTCAATGTATCTGCTGAAAAGCCCCGGTCATGGGATATGGACTATAGTCATATATGCAGGAGATCGGTATTCTTTACGAGTGGAAGGGTTCACAG cttTGAATATTTCAG CTGCAAGAGGTTGCTCGGAATGTCATCCAAATGCTACCTGTGAAGAGTCTTTTGACTATGTGGAATGCACCTGCAAGGAAGGATTCATTGGAGATGGTTCCACCTGTTCTGATATAGATGAATGTGCCTACTCTTGGTCAAATAATTGCTCTTATGGCATTTGCCATAATACTTTTGGCTCCTACATTTGTGACTGTCCAAGTGGTTATACCAACTCAGCAGGCACCTGTGTTGACATAAATGAATGTGCCAGCCCTGAACTAAACAGATGCCATTCATCTGCATCGTGTATCAATTACAATGGCTTCTATTCCTGTGTCTGCCCCTATGGGTATCTTGGTGATGGTTTCCATTGTGAAGTTAATGAATGCACATATGGAGTATGTGGTCTGGGGACTGAGTGCATAAAATCACTTGGGTCTTACAGATGTTCTGATCCATGTTCAAACTACACTGTTCTCAATGAACCCTGGAGAAGTGCATCCAATATGTATGACTATCGATATAATTGTGACTCTGACAAAAATGGATGGTATCGCTTTATTGGCAGCGGGGGTGTTCGCATGCCAGAAAGTTGCTCACCAGAATCCGGTTGTGGTACACATGCCTCAATATGGTTGAGTGGCACACATCCAATTCTAAGTGATGGGATTGTGACTCGTACAGTTTGTGCCAGCTGGATTGGATACTGCTGTTCATGGTCATCAACTGTCCAAATAAAAGCCTGTCCTGGGGGATATCCTTTATATAAACTGAATGGAACCCCAAATAATTATTGCTCTTTGTCCTATTGCACAG ATCCATTCACAGGAAATAATTCATTGACATGTGCAGCAGATGAAGAATGGAAGCCGAAAGATGGAAATTATGGATGTTACTGCATAGACCAATATGAAGTTGCTA ATGTTGCAGACATACGTCCCGAACTGACCTGTGATGTCTACGACATGAAAGCTGCTTTTCGTAAATGTCAGCTGAAGAGTCTGAACTTCAATGCCGATAGTGTTACTCTGAAAGACAGCGGCTGCTTTGGATTTTATGATAATCCGAGCACAAACACATTTACTGTGATGGCTTCCCTTCAAACAGGAAGATGTGGACTTCATATAACT AACAATGGAACACATGCAATTTATGAAGATACACTAACTTTGGTTATGGAATCTACTGGGTTAATCGCAAGAGAAGAAGAGCTGGCTGTGACAATGTCTTGTGCATACCCACTGGACATGATGGTCAGTCTGAATATAGCTGTGAATCCAATATATAG CTCCATAAATATCAGTGTTGGAGGGACCGGCCAATTCACAGCATACATGGCTCTTTATAAAGACAGCAGTTATCTGACTCCATATGAAGGTACTGAAGTTGCCCTTCCAACTAAGTCTACGCTGTACGTTGGTGTGTTCGTTCAGGGAGGAGACCCTTCTCAGTATGTTTTAGTAATGAAGAACTGCTATGCAACACCTACAGGAAACCCAAACGATGCTGTGAAATATTACATCATAAAAGACAG CTGTCCCAATAAGCAGGACTCAACCATTAGCGTACTGGAAAATGCCGTCTCAAGGAAAGGTCGTCTCTCCCTTCAAGTGTTTAAGTTTGTTGGCAATTACAACTCTGTCTATATGCACTGTGCTGTGAGCCTGTGTGACCCCACTGCTGGATTGTGCTCCCCT TCATGTTCTGGCATTGGGTCCCGAAGTGCAACAGTTGAGGCAAGCTACCAACTAAAAGTGGGTCCAATTGTTCATAGAG
- the LOC130285036 gene encoding uromodulin-like isoform X2: MRTLGGCLVPIQSFGPVRITESKKQFADFFNSLVANGGGDCPELAMHGLELALENSPPNSFILVLTDASALDYLNTTLINHIYSLIDITKSQVFFLITGLCGRIYDADFLIYRDIAAASFGHVFQVSLSDLNKVFNYLDFTLSRPVNSSVKLFSGEYTAGYNSGSFAVADNFTAIVITTDGVIYSIQVLGPNSTEFQLKQIVSELWGSMYLLKSPGHGIWTIVIYAGDRYSLRVEGFTALNISAARGCSECHPNATCEESFDYVECTCKEGFIGDGSTCSDIDECAYSWSNNCSYGICHNTFGSYICDCPSGYTNSAGTCVDINECASPELNRCHSSASCINYNGFYSCVCPYGYLGDGFHCEVNECTYGVCGLGTECIKSLGSYRCSDPCSNYTVLNEPWRSASNMYDYRYNCDSDKNGWYRFIGSGGVRMPESCSPESGCGTHASIWLSGTHPILSDGIVTRTVCASWIGYCCSWSSTVQIKACPGGYPLYKLNGTPNNYCSLSYCTDPFTGNNSLTCAADEEWKPKDGNYGCYCIDQYEVANVADIRPELTCDVYDMKAAFRKCQLKSLNFNADSVTLKDSGCFGFYDNPSTNTFTVMASLQTGRCGLHITNNGTHAIYEDTLTLVMESTGLIAREEELAVTMSCAYPLDMMVSLNIAVNPIYSSINISVGGTGQFTAYMALYKDSSYLTPYEGTEVALPTKSTLYVGVFVQGGDPSQYVLVMKNCYATPTGNPNDAVKYYIIKDSCPNKQDSTISVLENAVSRKGRLSLQVFKFVGNYNSVYMHCAVSLCDPTAGLCSPSCSGIGSRSATVEASYQLKVGPIVHRDISTSGCIGTHAPFALFSFVLLLMSQVLLV; encoded by the exons ATGAGAACCCTGGGAGGATGTCTGGTTCCAATACAGT CTTTTGGACCTGTTAGAATAACTGAATCAAAGAAACAGTTTGCAGATTTCTTCAACAGTCTGGTGGCCAATGGAGGTGGAGACTGTCCAGAGCTGGCAATGCATGGACTGGAACTGGCATTGGAAAACTCCCCACCCAATTCTTTCATCCTGGTACTAACAGATGCATCAGCTTTAGACTACCTGAATACAACCCTGATAAACCATATCTACTCACTAATCGATATTACAAAATCCCAG GTTTTCTTCCTTATCACCGGCCTCTGTGGAAGAATTTATGATGCAGATTTCCTTATCTATCGAGATATCGCTGCTGCCAGTTTTGGACATGTCTTTCAAGTTTCTCTTTCAGACCTCAATAAG GTGTTTAACTATTTGGACTTCACCCTTTCGAGACCTGTAAACAGCTCGGTGAAGCTCTTCTCTGGGGAGTATACAGCTGGCTATAATTCTGGGAGTTTTGCTGTTGCAGACAATTTTACAGCTATAGTAATAACCACAGATGGAGTGATCTATTCCATACAAGTATTGGGGCCTAACT CTACTGAATTTCAACTAAAACAGATTGTTTCAGAACTTTGGGGCTCAATGTATCTGCTGAAAAGCCCCGGTCATGGGATATGGACTATAGTCATATATGCAGGAGATCGGTATTCTTTACGAGTGGAAGGGTTCACAG cttTGAATATTTCAG CTGCAAGAGGTTGCTCGGAATGTCATCCAAATGCTACCTGTGAAGAGTCTTTTGACTATGTGGAATGCACCTGCAAGGAAGGATTCATTGGAGATGGTTCCACCTGTTCTGATATAGATGAATGTGCCTACTCTTGGTCAAATAATTGCTCTTATGGCATTTGCCATAATACTTTTGGCTCCTACATTTGTGACTGTCCAAGTGGTTATACCAACTCAGCAGGCACCTGTGTTGACATAAATGAATGTGCCAGCCCTGAACTAAACAGATGCCATTCATCTGCATCGTGTATCAATTACAATGGCTTCTATTCCTGTGTCTGCCCCTATGGGTATCTTGGTGATGGTTTCCATTGTGAAGTTAATGAATGCACATATGGAGTATGTGGTCTGGGGACTGAGTGCATAAAATCACTTGGGTCTTACAGATGTTCTGATCCATGTTCAAACTACACTGTTCTCAATGAACCCTGGAGAAGTGCATCCAATATGTATGACTATCGATATAATTGTGACTCTGACAAAAATGGATGGTATCGCTTTATTGGCAGCGGGGGTGTTCGCATGCCAGAAAGTTGCTCACCAGAATCCGGTTGTGGTACACATGCCTCAATATGGTTGAGTGGCACACATCCAATTCTAAGTGATGGGATTGTGACTCGTACAGTTTGTGCCAGCTGGATTGGATACTGCTGTTCATGGTCATCAACTGTCCAAATAAAAGCCTGTCCTGGGGGATATCCTTTATATAAACTGAATGGAACCCCAAATAATTATTGCTCTTTGTCCTATTGCACAG ATCCATTCACAGGAAATAATTCATTGACATGTGCAGCAGATGAAGAATGGAAGCCGAAAGATGGAAATTATGGATGTTACTGCATAGACCAATATGAAGTTGCTA ATGTTGCAGACATACGTCCCGAACTGACCTGTGATGTCTACGACATGAAAGCTGCTTTTCGTAAATGTCAGCTGAAGAGTCTGAACTTCAATGCCGATAGTGTTACTCTGAAAGACAGCGGCTGCTTTGGATTTTATGATAATCCGAGCACAAACACATTTACTGTGATGGCTTCCCTTCAAACAGGAAGATGTGGACTTCATATAACT AACAATGGAACACATGCAATTTATGAAGATACACTAACTTTGGTTATGGAATCTACTGGGTTAATCGCAAGAGAAGAAGAGCTGGCTGTGACAATGTCTTGTGCATACCCACTGGACATGATGGTCAGTCTGAATATAGCTGTGAATCCAATATATAG CTCCATAAATATCAGTGTTGGAGGGACCGGCCAATTCACAGCATACATGGCTCTTTATAAAGACAGCAGTTATCTGACTCCATATGAAGGTACTGAAGTTGCCCTTCCAACTAAGTCTACGCTGTACGTTGGTGTGTTCGTTCAGGGAGGAGACCCTTCTCAGTATGTTTTAGTAATGAAGAACTGCTATGCAACACCTACAGGAAACCCAAACGATGCTGTGAAATATTACATCATAAAAGACAG CTGTCCCAATAAGCAGGACTCAACCATTAGCGTACTGGAAAATGCCGTCTCAAGGAAAGGTCGTCTCTCCCTTCAAGTGTTTAAGTTTGTTGGCAATTACAACTCTGTCTATATGCACTGTGCTGTGAGCCTGTGTGACCCCACTGCTGGATTGTGCTCCCCT TCATGTTCTGGCATTGGGTCCCGAAGTGCAACAGTTGAGGCAAGCTACCAACTAAAAGTGGGTCCAATTGTTCATAGAG